In the genome of Nitrospira sp., the window AGGCCACACCACATCCACGCCGGCACCCCGGTACAGGATCGCCTGCGCTAGAGCCGTAAAATGCGTGGTCGGCGCCGCCAGCATGATGGTCTGCACGATCTCCGGCATGCTCTCGCGTGGCGTGATCCCGCCAGACAACATTTGCAACGGCAGGACCACGAGAATCATCAGCAGTCCGAACTGCGGCATGGAGCGGGCGACCGTGGCCATGAGGATGCCCATCGAGGTCGTGGAGAACAGGTGCAGCATCGCGCCGAACAGGAACAAGGGAACGGAGCCGGCGATGGGAACTCCCAAAGCGCCCTGCACGACGAACTGCAGGGATAACCCGGCACCAACAAGCACCACGAGGCCGTTCGCCCACACCTTGGCCGCCATGACCTCAAAAGGGATGAGCGGCATGACCAGCAGGTGTTCGAGGGTGCCGTGTTCGCGCTCACGAATCAGGGCGGCGCCGGTCAGGATGATCGACAGCATGGTCACCTGGCTGATGATCTCCATCACGCCGCCGAACCAGATGCCGTTCAGGTTGGGATTGAACTTGACGCGCGTCGCGAGCGTAATCGGCAACACGGCCCCGGTCCGATAGCGCTGGACAAACTCGGTGATTTCCCCCGTCACAATGTTTTGGATGTAATTCGCCCCGATGAAGGCCTGCGTCATCCTTGTGGCATCGATGTTGACCTGGATCGAAGGCTGCTTTCCGGCGAGCACGTCTCTCTGAAAGTTCGGAGGGATATCGAGGACAAATGTGTATTCCCCGGCATCCAGGCCCGGGTCGACCTCATCCATCGAGATCACCCGGGGTGGCTTGAAATAGGGGCCATAAAAATCGCTGATGATGCGGGCCGAGAGCGGCGACTGATCCTCGTCGACGATGCCGATCGGCGCGTTATGCAGTTCTCGGGATGAGGCCGTCGCAGCGGAATAGATCATGATCGAGAAACTCGCGAGGATGAAGAAGGCCAGGATCTTGTCGTGCCACAGGCTGCGCAATTCTTTGAGTCCCAGTTGGAAGATATTGGATACGTGCTTTATCTTCATGTGCCCTGTTTTTTCAGCAATGCCAAGCTGAGCAGAGTCAGTACCGGGATGAACACCGCCAAGGCAATCAGGTACCCATAGAGATCCCAGAAGTCTAGGCCCTTGGTAAAGGTCCCACGACTAATAATGAGGAAATAGGTCGCGGGCCAGACTTGCCCGATGAACGCGCCGATCCCCTCCAGCGAGGAAACCGGATCGGTCAACCCAGAAAACTGGACCGTCGGCATCATGGTCAAGATCGCTGTCCCGGCTACTGCACCGATCTGGCTACGGGTGAACGCGGACATCAGCAAGCCGATTCCCGTCGTGACGATCACATACACCACTCCTGCCAACATCAGGGTGGCAAAGCTGCCCTTGAGGGGAACCTTGAACGCGACCACGGCCAGCGCGACGAGACCGAAGAAGCTGATCATGCTGAGGACAATGTACGGTAGTTGTTTCCCCAGCAGGAACTCCAGGCGTGTGACCGGCGTCACGTACAGATTCGTGATGGAGCCGAGCTCTTTCTCCCGCACCACGCCGAGGGCCGTCATGAGAGCCGGAATGAAGACCAATAACAGCGGGATCACCGCCGGGACCATCGATTCCAGACTCTTGAAGTCCTGGTTGTACCGGTAGCGCATCTCGAGATCGGCGAGACCGGCCTGTGGCTGATCGCCGTAGGTGCGGCGAGCCAGGTCGGTGAGGTACTGGTAGTGCATGCCCTGCACGTACCCCTTGATGGTCTCGCCCCGGAACGGACTGGCGCCGTCGACCCACACGCCGACTTCGGTCTGGCGTCCTCGCTTCAAATCCCGGCCGAAACCCGAAGGGATCTCGATCGCCACGCTCAACTCGGCGCTGCGCATCCGCCGGTCCAGTTCCGCATCATCGGTGATGAACGGACGCTCGATGAAGTAGCGTGAGCCGGCGAGATTTTGAATGTAGTCCCGGCTCTGCGGGGTTTGATCGCGGTCCAGGGCGGCGAAGCGCAGGTCTTCCACGTCCATGGTAATGCCGTACCCGAGAATGAACATCAGCAGCACCGAGCCCAGCAGCGCGAACGTGAGCCGAATTGGATCCCGTCTCAGCTCCAGGGCTTCGCGGTGGGCATAGGCGAACAGCCGCATGGGGCTGAACGCTCTGTCACGATCAGCCCTTGAGGTTCCCGCTGCGGAAGGCATTGTCTCGGCGGCTTCCTCAATGACCTCCTTCTGGGTCGCCTCTCCGCTTGCCTCTTCGAGGTACCCGATGAAGGCCTCTTCAAGGTTCGCAGCGCCACGGGTACGGACCAAGCCTTCGGGGGTATCGCTCACCAACACACGTCCCGCGTGCATCAGCGAGATGCGATCGCAACGTTCGCCCTCGTTCATGAAATGGGTGGAGATGAAGATCGTCACGCTGTCCTTGCGGGAGAGCTCTATCAAAAGCTCCCAAAATCCATCGCGGGCCACCGGGTCGACACCGGACGTCGGCTCGTCCAGGATCAACATCTCCGGCTGATGGACGACGGCGACCGCCAGGGAGAGACGCTGGCGGAGCCCAAGCGGAAGCGCTTCCGCCAAGTCATCCAGATAGTCTTCCAGCGTGAACCGTCTGGTCAGCTCGGCCACACGCCCCGGGATCTTCTCCGGTGGGAGATGGAAGAGCCGCGCATGCAGCTCCAGGTTTTGCCGCACCGTGAGTTCGCCATAGAGGGAAAACGATTGAGACATGAAGCCGACACGCTTGCGTGTCTCGAGGTCCTGTGCGTTCACCGGCCGGTCGAACAGTCTGGCGACTCCGTCCGACGCGGGCAGCAGGCCGGTGAGCATCTTCATCGTGGTGGTCTTGCCACAGCCATTTGAGCCCAGGAAGCCGAATATCTCGCCGCGTTCGATCCGAAAGCTCACATGATCGACCGCCGTAAAATTGCCGAACCGCATCGTGAGTCCTTGCGCCTCGATCGCCGGCGGACCCTCGGGTGTCCGGCGAGGAGGGATCGCGATGGCGCTGTGACCCCGACGTTTCTCTTCAGGGAGCAATGAGACAAAGGCCTCTTCCAACGTGCGTACGTTCATGCGCCCCTTCAGTTCCGCAGGACTTCCTGTCGCAAGGATCTTCCCCTCGTCCATGGCCACCAGCCAATCGAATCGCTCAGCCTCATCCATGTAGGCGGTGGCCACGAGCACGCTCATCCCCGCGCGCCGCTCCCGGATCCGGTCGACGAGGTCCCAGAACTGCCGGCGCGACAACGGATCAACCCCGGTGGTCGGTTCATCCAGAATCAACAGATCTGGGTCGTGGATCAGCGAGCAACATAGACCCAGCTTCTGTTTCATGCCGCCGGATAACTTCCCCGCGGGACGGTCCCGAAACGGCGTCAACCCCGTGCTTCGCAGCAGGTCTGTGATCCGCCATTCCCGCTCCTCACGGTTCTGCCCGAACAGGCGACCGAAGAAATCCACGTTCTCGAAGACCGATAGGGTCAGATAGAGATTGCCTCCCAGTCCTTGGGGCATGTAGGCGATCCGCGGATAGACCTCGTTGCGATGCCGGACGGCCGTCATATCGCCGCCAAGGACTTCGACCCGGCCGGCCTGGATTTTCTTTGCGCCGGCAATCAGGGCCAACAGACTGGATTTGCCGACCCCGTCCGGACCGATGAACCCCACCATGCAGCCGATCGGAATGTCCAAGGTCACCGCATCAAGAGCAGTCGTGTCCCCATAGCGATGGGTGACGCCGGTGACACGAGCGACTGATGGAGGCGATTCACTCATGGCATGAGTTTGGCTTGAAGAGATGAGGGCCACTGAACAGCCTTATCGAGTCGGACGTACGCCACGCCCGGGAGACCAGGTTTGACCTGGGCCTCATGTCCTTTGACCAGCTCGGGATCGATTTTGACCTTGATTCGAAACATGAGTTTCTCGCGTTCCGTCCTGGTTTCCACTTCTTTAGGCGTGAACTGCGCCTTGTCAGCGACAAACGAGACTGCGGCCGGGATGACGAGACCCGGCGCCGCATCGAGTACGATCCGCGCCTCCGCCCCCAGCGAGACTTTCCCCGCTTCGGCCGCGGGCAGGAAGATTGTCATGTACACATCGGTCGGATCAATGAGCGTCAGGACCTTTCCTCCTGCTGCCAACACTTCGCCTGGTTCCGCCAACCGAAACTGTACCCTGCCGCTGCGAGACGCAATCAGCACGCTATCCTTGAGATCGACCTGAATCCGTTCTTTTTGCGCGAGGGTCGCCGCGATCGCCGCGTCCGCTTCCGCCGATTGAGCTTCAGCCTGTGTGATCGCGGCCTTCGCCGTGTCCATCGTGGACCGGGCGCGATCGTAGTCTTTCGCGGAGATATTGGCGTTGACGTAGAGAGCACGAGCCCGCTCCAAATCCCGTTCGGCTAATAAGGCTTCGCTCCGCCGTTGCGCGATCAATGCCTTGGCCGTGACTTGGCCCTGTTTGGCACGCTGGACCTGCGCCTCCGCTTCTCGCACTTGTGCGTTCAACGAACTCGTATCCATGCGGACGACGACCTGTCCGACTTGGACGCTATCGCCCTCATCGACCAACACCTCCGCAATACGGCCTGGGAATTTGGTGGCCACGTCGATCTCTTGCACCTCAAGCCGTCCGTTGCCGCTGCCGAATCCCACGAGCGGTGGAACTCGAAAATAAAACCACCAGACGGACGCTCCTGCCACAATCAACAGAAGCACACCTAGCATGAGAGTGGGACGAGCGATCTTTGAGGTCGGCATGGAGTCACTCCGCGTTAATTACTTCCGTGGTTCATCGCGCAGAACCGGCGAGACGCCGGCATTCACAAAATGTGTTTTCAGTCGTTCGAGCCAGGCCGCTCGTCCTTCGGAGCTTTGGAAGAAACTCATCTGCCCCACCGCCCTCTGTACCTTCGCGAGATCGATCAGAAATTCGTAGACCGCATTGGCGGCGGCCTGATTCGCGATCAGCGCGGCATGCTGCGAATTCAGAAGCTTGATGATGTCGACCGCCCCTCTGGAATATTGATCCACCACCAAATCCAGAGTCTTGCGGGCCGACTCGGCCGCCTTCTGCGAGAGCCTGATGCTGGGGAACGAAGCGCCGGTTTGATAGAGCGAGGTTCGGATCCGCTCTTCAACCTGCTGTGCGACGGAGGAATGCTCGAATCGCAGTTGATTCAGTTCTTCCCGCGCCTT includes:
- a CDS encoding ABC transporter permease, which gives rise to MKIKHVSNIFQLGLKELRSLWHDKILAFFILASFSIMIYSAATASSRELHNAPIGIVDEDQSPLSARIISDFYGPYFKPPRVISMDEVDPGLDAGEYTFVLDIPPNFQRDVLAGKQPSIQVNIDATRMTQAFIGANYIQNIVTGEITEFVQRYRTGAVLPITLATRVKFNPNLNGIWFGGVMEIISQVTMLSIILTGAALIREREHGTLEHLLVMPLIPFEVMAAKVWANGLVVLVGAGLSLQFVVQGALGVPIAGSVPLFLFGAMLHLFSTTSMGILMATVARSMPQFGLLMILVVLPLQMLSGGITPRESMPEIVQTIMLAAPTTHFTALAQAILYRGAGVDVVWPQFAAIIGIGVAFFAAALVRFRASLAAQS
- the rbbA gene encoding ribosome-associated ATPase/putative transporter RbbA, with amino-acid sequence MSESPPSVARVTGVTHRYGDTTALDAVTLDIPIGCMVGFIGPDGVGKSSLLALIAGAKKIQAGRVEVLGGDMTAVRHRNEVYPRIAYMPQGLGGNLYLTLSVFENVDFFGRLFGQNREEREWRITDLLRSTGLTPFRDRPAGKLSGGMKQKLGLCCSLIHDPDLLILDEPTTGVDPLSRRQFWDLVDRIRERRAGMSVLVATAYMDEAERFDWLVAMDEGKILATGSPAELKGRMNVRTLEEAFVSLLPEEKRRGHSAIAIPPRRTPEGPPAIEAQGLTMRFGNFTAVDHVSFRIERGEIFGFLGSNGCGKTTTMKMLTGLLPASDGVARLFDRPVNAQDLETRKRVGFMSQSFSLYGELTVRQNLELHARLFHLPPEKIPGRVAELTRRFTLEDYLDDLAEALPLGLRQRLSLAVAVVHQPEMLILDEPTSGVDPVARDGFWELLIELSRKDSVTIFISTHFMNEGERCDRISLMHAGRVLVSDTPEGLVRTRGAANLEEAFIGYLEEASGEATQKEVIEEAAETMPSAAGTSRADRDRAFSPMRLFAYAHREALELRRDPIRLTFALLGSVLLMFILGYGITMDVEDLRFAALDRDQTPQSRDYIQNLAGSRYFIERPFITDDAELDRRMRSAELSVAIEIPSGFGRDLKRGRQTEVGVWVDGASPFRGETIKGYVQGMHYQYLTDLARRTYGDQPQAGLADLEMRYRYNQDFKSLESMVPAVIPLLLVFIPALMTALGVVREKELGSITNLYVTPVTRLEFLLGKQLPYIVLSMISFFGLVALAVVAFKVPLKGSFATLMLAGVVYVIVTTGIGLLMSAFTRSQIGAVAGTAILTMMPTVQFSGLTDPVSSLEGIGAFIGQVWPATYFLIISRGTFTKGLDFWDLYGYLIALAVFIPVLTLLSLALLKKQGT
- a CDS encoding HlyD family efflux transporter periplasmic adaptor subunit; amino-acid sequence: MPTSKIARPTLMLGVLLLIVAGASVWWFYFRVPPLVGFGSGNGRLEVQEIDVATKFPGRIAEVLVDEGDSVQVGQVVVRMDTSSLNAQVREAEAQVQRAKQGQVTAKALIAQRRSEALLAERDLERARALYVNANISAKDYDRARSTMDTAKAAITQAEAQSAEADAAIAATLAQKERIQVDLKDSVLIASRSGRVQFRLAEPGEVLAAGGKVLTLIDPTDVYMTIFLPAAEAGKVSLGAEARIVLDAAPGLVIPAAVSFVADKAQFTPKEVETRTEREKLMFRIKVKIDPELVKGHEAQVKPGLPGVAYVRLDKAVQWPSSLQAKLMP